Proteins encoded by one window of Bryobacteraceae bacterium:
- a CDS encoding sulfatase, with the protein MLRRHLLAAAPAFVRSLSAQSRRPNVLFITADDLGLQMSSYGETLIETPHLDRLAGSGVRFQTAYVVQASCSPSRSGMFTGLYPHANGQYGLVNTGHRLHKHLHRATIPSVLKRAGYRTGIIGKLHVAPEETFPFDMRETNNALTREVRKVAAKAAEFWSAGSSDPFFLMVNYSDPHAFRQSPASSEWYFPPQVDGLPAQPLRPGPKTLFRFQQIDTEGQRERTANYYNAIKRLDDGVGMLMSALDKTGQAENTLVMFIGDHGPPFARGKTTCYESGLRIPFVVLWPGVSKTGASPAMVSTVDIAPTIYDAAGVDAPLELHGRSLRDAVRKPGSRGRGYLAGEFHMHGARPVYPRRAIRDDRYKLIHNLLAGKAKPSTGIDGDHAYQWSRETRYDGTAVRKAFDTFADPPEFELYDLRSDPIEFNNLAGRSETTAVERRMKEALHRWRVETKDPCLDLGFIPQLAAPAG; encoded by the coding sequence ATGCTGAGACGCCACCTGCTTGCCGCCGCGCCCGCGTTCGTGCGGTCCCTGAGCGCACAGTCACGCCGGCCCAATGTGCTGTTCATCACGGCGGACGATCTCGGGCTGCAGATGAGCAGTTACGGGGAAACGCTCATCGAAACGCCGCATCTCGACCGTCTGGCCGGATCCGGCGTGCGCTTCCAGACGGCGTACGTGGTGCAGGCCTCGTGCAGCCCGTCGCGCAGCGGGATGTTCACCGGACTTTATCCGCATGCCAACGGGCAGTACGGGCTGGTGAACACCGGTCACCGGTTGCACAAGCATCTCCACAGAGCGACGATACCCTCGGTGCTGAAGCGGGCCGGGTATCGCACGGGGATCATCGGGAAGCTCCACGTGGCGCCCGAGGAGACGTTTCCATTCGACATGCGGGAGACGAACAACGCGCTGACCCGTGAGGTGCGGAAGGTGGCGGCGAAGGCGGCGGAGTTCTGGAGCGCTGGCTCGTCGGATCCGTTCTTTCTGATGGTGAACTATTCGGATCCGCACGCGTTCCGGCAATCGCCGGCATCGAGCGAATGGTATTTCCCGCCGCAGGTGGACGGGCTGCCGGCGCAGCCGTTGCGGCCGGGGCCGAAGACCCTGTTCCGGTTCCAGCAGATCGATACGGAGGGGCAGCGCGAGCGTACGGCGAACTACTACAACGCGATCAAGCGGCTGGACGACGGCGTCGGGATGCTGATGTCGGCGCTCGATAAGACGGGGCAGGCGGAGAACACGCTCGTGATGTTCATCGGGGATCACGGTCCGCCTTTCGCGCGGGGAAAGACCACCTGCTACGAATCGGGACTTCGGATTCCGTTCGTGGTGCTTTGGCCGGGAGTGTCGAAGACAGGGGCGTCGCCGGCCATGGTTTCGACCGTCGATATCGCACCCACCATCTACGACGCGGCGGGCGTGGACGCGCCCCTTGAGCTACACGGACGGTCGCTGCGGGATGCGGTGCGAAAGCCCGGATCGCGGGGGCGGGGGTATCTGGCCGGTGAGTTCCACATGCACGGGGCGCGACCGGTATATCCGCGGCGGGCGATCCGGGACGACCGCTACAAGCTGATCCATAACTTACTGGCGGGGAAGGCGAAGCCGTCGACGGGGATCGATGGCGACCATGCGTACCAGTGGTCGCGGGAGACGCGGTACGACGGGACGGCGGTTCGGAAGGCGTTCGATACGTTCGCCGACCCGCCGGAGTTCGAGCTATACGATTTGCGCAGCGACCCGATCGAGTTCAACAACCTCGCGGGGCGAAGCGAAACAACGGCCGTGGAG